One genomic segment of bacterium includes these proteins:
- a CDS encoding cell division protein SepF, translating to MGRVMQRMWHFLGFGEHEEGGLPAETAPPRAPIFRLHTQRSLEIVVLEPGQYEEAQTAADYLKTHRPIVLNLRNVHKDLGRRVVDFLSGVAYALDGHTHRVGDEIFLFTPAHVSITAEHIREEEAPKGLFPVE from the coding sequence ATGGGCCGGGTCATGCAACGGATGTGGCACTTTCTGGGCTTCGGCGAGCATGAGGAAGGAGGATTACCGGCCGAGACCGCGCCGCCGCGGGCGCCGATTTTTCGCCTGCATACTCAGCGGTCCTTGGAGATCGTGGTGCTCGAGCCGGGGCAATATGAAGAAGCGCAGACCGCGGCCGACTACCTCAAAACACACCGGCCGATCGTGCTCAACCTCAGGAACGTGCACAAGGACCTGGGGCGGCGCGTCGTCGATTTCCTGAGCGGAGTCGCCTATGCGCTCGACGGGCACACGCACCGTGTCGGAGACGAGATCTTCCTCTTTACACCCGCGCACGTGTCCATTACGGCGGAGCACATCCGCGAGGAGGAGGCGCCCAAGGGGCTCTTTCCGGTCGAGTGA
- a CDS encoding YggS family pyridoxal phosphate-dependent enzyme: protein MADLATNIANVRARIRAAAERGGRRADDVLLVAVTKTVDAARVRDAAALGLRTFGENRVQEAREKIPAVSGVSWHLIGSLQRNKAKEAVRLFDVLESVDSEALAEELSRRAVEQERAVDVLIQVNVAREPQKHGASPEEAAAVVRRTAVLPGLRLRGLMTIAPAVSDPDEVRPVFRALRELRENLQRVLGAALPELSMGMSEDFEVAIEEGATMVRIGRAIFADRSQT, encoded by the coding sequence ATGGCCGATCTTGCAACCAATATTGCGAATGTGCGCGCGCGAATCCGGGCGGCCGCGGAACGCGGCGGCCGACGTGCCGACGACGTCTTGCTGGTCGCCGTGACCAAGACCGTCGACGCCGCGCGGGTGCGGGACGCCGCCGCGCTGGGACTCCGGACGTTCGGTGAGAACCGGGTCCAGGAGGCGCGCGAGAAGATTCCGGCCGTGTCCGGCGTGTCCTGGCACTTGATCGGCAGCCTCCAGCGGAACAAGGCCAAGGAGGCTGTGCGGCTGTTCGACGTCCTTGAGTCCGTCGACTCGGAGGCGCTGGCGGAAGAGTTGAGCCGGCGCGCCGTGGAGCAGGAGCGGGCCGTCGACGTGCTGATTCAAGTGAACGTGGCCCGCGAGCCGCAAAAGCACGGCGCGTCGCCGGAGGAGGCGGCGGCGGTGGTGCGCCGGACGGCCGTCCTGCCGGGGCTGAGACTGCGCGGACTGATGACGATCGCGCCGGCGGTCTCCGATCCCGACGAGGTGCGCCCCGTGTTTCGGGCGCTCCGCGAATTGAGGGAAAATCTACAACGTGTGCTCGGGGCCGCGCTTCCCGAGTTGTCGATGGGGATGTCGGAGGATTTCGAAGTGGCCATCGAGGAAGGCGCGACCATGGTCCGCATCGGGCGGGCCATATTTGCTGACCGCAGCCAGACATAG
- the pgeF gene encoding peptidoglycan editing factor PgeF, translating into MSKQAGVLRADALEATGIVRAVFTTRQGGTSGGPYRSLNLSYAVGDARTAVDRNRRLVAAALGAEPRRLVEAQQVHGAAAAVVGRGDAGRTIPAVDTLLTASPEVWLAVHTADCVPVLMLDPGRPAAAVVHAGWRGVAAGAVPAAVARLQAAFGSDPARCLAAVGPAIGGCCYEVDRPVAEAMRGAPWWPPAARPASPGKWYLDLRAAVRAQLTAAGVRPDHIEMTPGCTRCEPDLFFSYRRARETGRMAACIRLCERAQRE; encoded by the coding sequence GTGAGCAAACAGGCGGGCGTGCTGCGGGCCGATGCGCTCGAAGCGACGGGCATCGTGCGGGCCGTGTTCACGACGCGGCAGGGCGGCACCAGCGGCGGGCCCTACCGGAGCCTCAACCTCTCCTATGCCGTGGGCGACGCGCGCACGGCGGTCGACCGGAACCGGCGGCTCGTCGCGGCGGCGCTCGGGGCCGAGCCGCGGCGCCTGGTGGAGGCGCAGCAGGTCCACGGGGCGGCGGCCGCGGTGGTCGGCCGCGGCGACGCCGGCCGGACCATCCCGGCCGTGGATACGCTCCTGACGGCGTCCCCAGAGGTCTGGCTCGCGGTCCACACCGCGGACTGCGTCCCGGTCTTGATGCTGGATCCCGGCCGTCCGGCGGCCGCGGTCGTGCATGCGGGCTGGCGCGGAGTCGCCGCCGGGGCGGTTCCGGCGGCGGTGGCGCGTCTCCAAGCGGCCTTCGGGTCTGATCCCGCCCGATGTCTCGCGGCGGTGGGGCCGGCGATCGGCGGCTGCTGCTACGAGGTCGACCGTCCGGTCGCCGAGGCGATGCGGGGGGCGCCGTGGTGGCCGCCGGCCGCGCGGCCGGCGTCGCCCGGGAAATGGTATCTTGATCTGAGGGCGGCCGTTCGCGCGCAGCTCACCGCCGCGGGGGTGCGGCCGGACCACATCGAGATGACGCCCGGCTGCACGCGCTGTGAGCCCGACCTGTTTTTCTCTTACCGGCGAGCGCGCGAGACCGGACGCATGGCGGCGTGCATCCGGCTGTGCGAACGAGCCCAAAGGGAATAA